In the genome of Pseudarthrobacter sp. IC2-21, one region contains:
- a CDS encoding PucR family transcriptional regulator encodes MPEPTTPTAKRKPASRSTAPEKSETLKKLRASVGQLSTTTLRQLEKSLPWYSRLSSDERSALGMVAQNGIAAFVTWYERPSSPSWILSDVFGTAPTELTRSISLQKALQLIRIVVEVVEDQVPVIAPEADQPSLREAVLRYSREVAFAAADVYARAAESRGSWDTRLEALIVDAILRGENTDALRSRIAALGWKAQERFTVMVGNSPSEPSASYVSELRRLAGRYAEDALVGIQGDRLILILGGVQDRETAYLKLSEMFAPGPVVYGAEAGSLLEASGSAQSAFAGLTAARAWPSAPRPVAADDLLPERVISGDEAARRSLVKNIYRPLVAASNGLVETLGTYLELGHSLEATARELFVHANTVRYRLKRVCDVTGWDPLLPREAFVLQAALVVGRLAAPPKAPAERNPARNQS; translated from the coding sequence ATGCCTGAGCCAACCACCCCGACTGCGAAGCGCAAGCCGGCTTCGCGCAGCACCGCGCCGGAGAAGTCTGAAACCCTGAAAAAGCTCAGGGCGAGCGTCGGCCAGCTGTCCACCACCACACTGCGGCAGTTGGAGAAGTCACTGCCCTGGTACTCCCGGCTCAGCTCCGACGAACGTTCGGCCCTGGGCATGGTTGCGCAGAACGGCATCGCCGCATTTGTCACCTGGTATGAGCGCCCCAGTTCGCCGTCGTGGATCCTCTCCGACGTCTTTGGTACGGCCCCCACCGAGCTGACCAGGTCCATCAGCCTGCAGAAAGCCCTCCAGCTGATCCGGATCGTGGTGGAGGTGGTGGAGGACCAGGTGCCGGTGATCGCCCCCGAAGCGGACCAGCCCTCGCTCCGGGAGGCCGTCCTGCGCTACTCCCGTGAAGTGGCATTCGCGGCTGCAGATGTCTATGCCAGGGCCGCCGAATCGCGCGGTTCGTGGGACACGCGGCTGGAGGCGCTGATCGTGGACGCCATCCTGCGGGGCGAAAACACGGATGCGCTGCGGTCAAGGATCGCTGCCCTGGGCTGGAAAGCCCAGGAGCGCTTCACCGTCATGGTGGGAAATTCCCCGTCCGAGCCCAGCGCCAGCTATGTCAGCGAATTGCGTCGTCTGGCCGGGCGCTACGCGGAAGACGCACTGGTGGGAATTCAGGGTGACCGTCTGATCCTGATCCTCGGCGGCGTTCAGGACCGCGAGACCGCGTACCTTAAGCTCAGCGAAATGTTCGCGCCCGGACCGGTGGTCTACGGCGCCGAGGCCGGCTCGCTGCTGGAAGCCAGCGGATCGGCCCAGTCGGCCTTCGCCGGCCTGACCGCCGCGCGCGCCTGGCCCTCGGCCCCACGGCCGGTAGCGGCGGACGACCTGCTGCCTGAACGCGTCATTTCCGGTGACGAGGCGGCGCGCCGCTCCCTCGTCAAAAACATCTACCGCCCCCTGGTTGCCGCCTCAAACGGGCTGGTGGAGACGCTGGGCACCTACCTCGAACTGGGCCATTCACTGGAGGCGACGGCGCGGGAACTCTTTGTGCACGCCAACACGGTGAGGTACCGGCTCAAGCGCGTCTGCGACGTCACCGGCTGGGATCCGCTCCTTCCCCGCGAAGCGTTTGTGCTGCAGGCAGCCCTTGTGGTGGGCCGTCTTGCCGCGCCGCCTAAAGCGCCCGCCGAACGTAATCCGGCGCGGAATCAGTCCTGA
- a CDS encoding ACP S-malonyltransferase, whose translation MLAIVCPGQGSQTPGFLAPWLELPSVAGHLASLSEIAGIDLTAHGTTSDEDTIKDTAVAQPLIVAAGLVAARSLFDVELGSLPVILAGHSVGEITASALAGVLTEEEAMTFVRERANSMAAAAAVTPTGMSAVVGGDPAEVLAAIEASGATPANVNGAGQTVAAGTFEQLKALADHPPAKARVIPLKVAGAFHTSHMSPAVSALEALKPALKPQKPQVPLLSNFDGREVIDGEAAVESLIAQVSRPVRWDLCMETLLQRGVTGLIELAPAGTLAGLAKRGMPGVKTVAVKTPDDLTAALALFAELEGDA comes from the coding sequence GTGCTTGCAATAGTCTGCCCTGGACAGGGCTCACAGACCCCGGGTTTCCTGGCCCCCTGGCTGGAACTGCCTTCGGTAGCAGGCCACCTGGCCTCCCTCAGCGAGATTGCAGGCATCGACCTGACAGCGCACGGGACCACCTCGGATGAGGACACCATCAAGGACACTGCCGTTGCGCAGCCCCTGATCGTGGCTGCCGGGCTGGTTGCCGCAAGGTCCCTGTTCGACGTCGAACTTGGCTCCCTCCCGGTGATCCTTGCCGGCCACTCTGTCGGTGAGATCACTGCTTCGGCCCTGGCTGGAGTGCTCACCGAAGAAGAAGCCATGACGTTTGTCCGCGAACGGGCCAACAGCATGGCCGCGGCCGCCGCTGTTACCCCGACCGGCATGAGCGCCGTGGTGGGCGGCGATCCGGCCGAGGTGCTGGCCGCCATCGAAGCGTCCGGAGCCACCCCGGCCAACGTGAACGGCGCCGGCCAGACCGTGGCTGCGGGGACGTTCGAACAGCTCAAGGCCCTCGCGGACCATCCGCCGGCCAAGGCACGCGTGATCCCCCTGAAGGTAGCGGGAGCTTTCCACACGTCGCACATGTCCCCCGCGGTGAGCGCCCTGGAAGCGCTGAAGCCGGCCCTCAAGCCGCAGAAGCCGCAGGTGCCGTTGCTGTCCAACTTTGACGGCCGTGAAGTGATCGACGGCGAGGCCGCCGTCGAGAGCCTCATTGCCCAGGTCTCCCGGCCGGTCCGCTGGGACCTGTGCATGGAGACGCTGCTGCAGCGCGGCGTCACTGGCCTGATTGAACTCGCACCGGCAGGCACGCTGGCTGGCCTCGCAAAGCGCGGCATGCCCGGCGTCAAAACCGTCGCAGTCAAAACCCCTGACGACCTCACGGCCGCACTGGCACTCTTCGCAGAATTGGAGGGAGACGCATGA
- a CDS encoding beta-ketoacyl-ACP synthase III, producing MSVPTLNQSPVNQYSRILGLGAYRPDVIVTNEDVCQWIDSSDEWIRQRTGIITRHRASADVSVIDMASGAAQEALEKAGIDASQLGAVIVSTVTHPYATPSAAAAVAERIGATPAPAFDISAACAGYCYGIAQADALVRSGAATYVLVVGAEKLSDVIDNRERTISFLLGDGAGAVVIGPSDTPGIGPSVWGSDGSKWDAIGMTRSILDVRDLSMAARQSDESGDFALLEEAQELYPTLRQDGQTVFRWAVWEMAKMAEQALVAAGVKAEDLVAFIPHQANMRIIDEMVKKLKLPESVKVARDIADAGNTSAASIPLATHRLLKENPELSGGLALQIGFGAGLVFGAQVIVLP from the coding sequence ATGAGCGTTCCCACGCTTAACCAGTCACCCGTCAACCAGTACAGCCGCATCCTCGGCCTGGGCGCCTACCGGCCTGACGTCATCGTCACCAACGAGGACGTCTGCCAGTGGATTGACTCTTCCGACGAATGGATCCGCCAGCGCACGGGGATCATCACGCGCCACCGGGCCTCCGCTGATGTCAGCGTCATCGACATGGCATCAGGTGCAGCGCAGGAGGCCCTCGAAAAAGCGGGAATCGACGCCTCCCAGCTCGGTGCCGTGATCGTATCCACCGTCACGCACCCCTACGCCACGCCCTCAGCCGCTGCTGCCGTGGCCGAGCGCATTGGCGCGACGCCGGCACCGGCCTTCGACATCTCCGCGGCCTGCGCAGGGTACTGCTACGGCATCGCGCAGGCTGATGCCCTGGTTCGTTCCGGTGCCGCAACGTACGTGTTGGTGGTGGGGGCGGAAAAGCTCTCCGATGTTATCGACAACCGGGAACGCACCATCTCCTTCCTCCTCGGCGACGGCGCCGGCGCCGTTGTCATCGGCCCGTCAGACACCCCGGGCATCGGCCCTTCGGTGTGGGGCTCGGACGGCAGCAAATGGGATGCGATCGGCATGACGCGTTCCATCCTTGATGTGCGGGACCTCAGCATGGCCGCCCGGCAGTCCGATGAGTCCGGTGACTTCGCCCTGCTGGAAGAGGCGCAGGAACTGTACCCCACGCTGCGCCAGGACGGGCAGACCGTCTTCCGCTGGGCAGTCTGGGAAATGGCCAAGATGGCAGAGCAGGCGCTCGTGGCCGCCGGTGTCAAAGCCGAAGACCTCGTCGCCTTCATTCCCCACCAGGCCAACATGCGGATCATTGATGAGATGGTCAAGAAGCTCAAGCTTCCCGAGTCCGTCAAGGTAGCCCGGGACATTGCCGATGCCGGAAACACCTCGGCCGCGTCCATTCCCCTGGCCACCCACCGCCTGCTGAAGGAAAACCCTGAGCTCAGCGGGGGCCTCGCCCTCCAGATCGGCTTCGGCGCCGGACTGGTTTTCGGTGCGCAGGTCATCGTTCTTCCTTAA
- a CDS encoding acyl carrier protein, translating into MASNEEILSGLAEIVNEETGLAPEAVELDKSFTEDLDIDSISMMTIVVNAEEKFGVRIPDEEVKNLKTVGDAVSFIAGAQA; encoded by the coding sequence ATGGCTAGCAATGAAGAGATCCTGTCCGGCCTGGCCGAAATCGTCAACGAAGAAACCGGTCTGGCCCCCGAGGCTGTCGAACTGGACAAGTCCTTCACCGAGGACCTGGACATCGACTCAATCTCCATGATGACCATTGTGGTTAACGCCGAAGAGAAGTTCGGCGTGCGCATCCCGGACGAAGAGGTCAAGAACCTCAAGACCGTGGGCGACGCCGTGAGCTTCATCGCCGGCGCACAGGCCTAG
- a CDS encoding beta-ketoacyl-[acyl-carrier-protein] synthase family protein encodes MTRKVVITGLGATTPIGGDVPTMWNNALKGVSGARTLEDDWVAKYELPVHFAARCTTPALDVLSRVEAKRMDPSTQFGVIASREAWADSGITEIDHDRLAVAFATGIGGVWTLLDAWDTLKEKGPRRVLPMTVPMLMPNGVAAAVSLDLGARAGAHTPVSACASGTEALHLGLDLIRSGKADVVMCGGAEAAIHPMPLAAFASMQALSRRNDDPQGASRPYDLARDGFVMGEGAGALVLEAEEHALARGARIYGELAGTSVTADAYHITAPDPQGLGATRALKAAMFDGRIQAEDVVHVNAHATSTPVGDKPEYTALYAALGSHLDSVAVSATKSQMGHLLGASGAVEAVLTVLAVYERKAPVTINLENQDPEIPLDVVTSARDLPAGDIVALSNSFGFGGHNAVIAVRSV; translated from the coding sequence ATGACACGCAAAGTAGTCATTACCGGTCTGGGTGCCACCACACCCATCGGCGGCGACGTACCGACAATGTGGAACAACGCATTGAAGGGCGTCTCCGGTGCCCGCACCCTGGAGGACGATTGGGTTGCCAAATACGAACTGCCCGTCCACTTCGCCGCGCGCTGCACCACCCCGGCATTGGATGTCCTGAGCCGTGTCGAGGCCAAGCGGATGGACCCGTCCACCCAGTTTGGGGTCATCGCCTCCCGTGAGGCATGGGCGGATTCCGGCATCACCGAAATCGACCACGACCGCCTTGCGGTCGCCTTCGCCACCGGCATCGGCGGCGTGTGGACCCTGCTGGATGCCTGGGACACGCTGAAGGAGAAAGGGCCCCGCCGTGTCCTCCCGATGACGGTGCCCATGCTGATGCCCAACGGCGTCGCAGCGGCCGTCAGCCTCGATCTCGGCGCCCGCGCGGGCGCCCACACCCCTGTTTCGGCCTGTGCATCCGGCACCGAGGCCCTTCACCTGGGCCTGGACCTCATCCGCTCCGGCAAGGCCGACGTGGTCATGTGCGGCGGCGCCGAGGCGGCCATCCACCCCATGCCCCTGGCCGCGTTCGCTTCCATGCAGGCGCTGTCCCGCCGCAACGACGACCCGCAGGGCGCCTCCCGTCCCTATGACCTCGCCCGCGACGGCTTTGTGATGGGCGAAGGCGCCGGCGCGCTGGTCCTCGAGGCCGAGGAACACGCCCTTGCCCGCGGTGCCCGCATCTACGGTGAACTCGCCGGCACCTCCGTGACCGCTGACGCCTATCACATCACTGCTCCGGACCCCCAGGGCCTGGGCGCCACCCGCGCGTTGAAGGCAGCCATGTTCGACGGCCGTATCCAGGCCGAAGATGTGGTCCACGTCAATGCGCACGCCACCTCCACCCCGGTCGGTGACAAGCCCGAGTACACGGCTCTCTACGCTGCCTTGGGTAGCCACCTCGACAGCGTGGCAGTCTCCGCCACCAAATCGCAGATGGGACACCTCCTCGGTGCCTCAGGCGCCGTGGAGGCAGTACTGACGGTGCTGGCCGTCTATGAACGCAAGGCGCCTGTGACCATCAACCTCGAGAACCAGGACCCCGAGATCCCCCTGGACGTTGTCACTTCAGCCCGGGACCTTCCGGCAGGGGACATTGTGGCGCTCAGCAACTCGTTCGGTTTCGGCGGCCACAACGCCGTCATCGCCGTCCGCAGCGTCTAA
- a CDS encoding DUF3145 domain-containing protein, which yields MSVAMTRGVLFVHSAPTALCPHVEWAIGSVVDKRTDLEWTPQPAAPGMFRAELSWTGTPGTGSLLASSLRGWAHLRYEVTEEPSQGVDGGRWSHTPELGIFHATTDVHGNIMVSEDRIRYAYESGAGDPSAVYHELSLALGEAWDEELEPFRHAAEGAPVRWLHQVG from the coding sequence ATGTCTGTTGCAATGACCCGCGGTGTGCTGTTCGTACACTCGGCGCCTACGGCGCTGTGCCCGCACGTCGAGTGGGCTATCGGATCCGTCGTGGATAAGCGAACGGATCTTGAGTGGACCCCTCAACCTGCCGCGCCCGGAATGTTTAGGGCCGAGCTCTCCTGGACCGGCACCCCGGGCACGGGCTCCCTGCTGGCGTCCTCGCTTCGTGGTTGGGCGCACCTGCGCTATGAGGTCACAGAGGAACCCAGCCAGGGCGTCGATGGCGGCCGCTGGTCCCACACCCCCGAACTGGGAATTTTCCACGCCACCACCGATGTCCACGGCAACATCATGGTGTCAGAGGACAGGATCCGCTACGCCTACGAATCGGGCGCAGGCGATCCGTCCGCTGTTTACCACGAACTCTCCCTTGCCCTCGGTGAGGCCTGGGATGAGGAACTCGAGCCTTTCCGCCACGCCGCGGAGGGTGCACCCGTCCGCTGGCTGCACCAGGTGGGCTGA
- a CDS encoding tyrosine recombinase XerC encodes MDNQELPPPFERALAGFGRYLEAERARSDHTRRAYLADLRGFLEFAVSEGITDLPDLELATFRSWLGAQSQAGMARSTLARRSATARSFTTWAVREELIAVDPALRLKAPKAEKSLPGVLQAQQVLRLLASLEDAAADGSPVAVRNRAMVEVLYATGLRVGELAGLDVDDLNPDRRTLRVIGKGNKERTVPYGVPAAVALDDWLRRGRPLLATERSGPALFLGTRGNRVDQRQVRSVVKDLFEALGDTSATGPHALRHSAATHLLDGGADLRAVQEILGHSSLATTQIYTHVSVDRLRRSYQQAHPRA; translated from the coding sequence GTGGATAATCAGGAACTGCCCCCGCCGTTTGAGCGGGCGCTGGCGGGCTTTGGCCGGTATCTGGAGGCAGAACGGGCCCGGTCCGATCACACCAGACGGGCTTACCTTGCCGATCTGCGGGGCTTCCTGGAATTCGCCGTCTCGGAAGGCATCACGGACCTCCCGGACCTGGAGCTGGCCACCTTCCGCAGTTGGCTGGGCGCCCAAAGCCAGGCCGGCATGGCCCGCTCCACGCTGGCCCGGAGGTCAGCCACCGCACGGTCCTTCACCACGTGGGCCGTGCGGGAGGAACTCATCGCCGTGGACCCTGCCCTGCGGCTCAAGGCACCCAAAGCGGAAAAGTCGCTGCCGGGGGTCCTTCAGGCCCAACAGGTCCTGCGGCTGCTGGCCAGCCTGGAAGACGCGGCCGCAGACGGCTCGCCGGTTGCGGTGCGGAACCGTGCCATGGTGGAAGTCCTTTACGCCACCGGGCTTCGGGTGGGGGAGTTGGCCGGTCTGGATGTGGACGACCTCAATCCGGACCGACGAACCCTCCGGGTCATCGGTAAAGGCAACAAGGAACGGACCGTCCCTTACGGCGTTCCGGCAGCCGTGGCCCTCGACGACTGGCTCCGCCGGGGCAGACCTCTGCTGGCCACGGAGCGCAGCGGCCCGGCCCTGTTCCTCGGCACGAGAGGCAACCGCGTTGACCAGCGCCAGGTGCGCTCCGTGGTCAAGGACCTCTTCGAGGCCCTGGGCGATACGTCCGCGACCGGCCCGCATGCCCTGAGGCACTCCGCGGCCACGCACCTGCTGGACGGCGGAGCGGACCTTCGTGCCGTCCAGGAAATCCTCGGCCACAGCAGCCTGGCCACCACCCAGATCTACACGCACGTATCGGTGGATCGGCTGCGCAGAAGTTACCAGCAGGCGCATCCCCGAGCCTGA
- the dprA gene encoding DNA-processing protein DprA — MDNERIARAALSRLMEPQDAAALALVQAAGAEDALRIATGQATPGPGLEQEITGLLADNGAGSSWGGLSAARKRWAPRIPDLAPERDLATMARLGGRVIIPSDELWPKQLGDLGIHEPICLWWRGVEQELPGAARSVALVGSRDSTSYGASVTGDLAYSLAQRGFTLVSGGAYGIDAHAHRAALAGGSGPVPTIAVMAGGVDRFYPSGNEDLLRAVCNQGAVLAEVPPGSAPTRYRFLQRNRLIAALAAVTVVVEARWRSGALNTAHHAENLGRAVGAVPGSVHSANSAGCHRLLRDGGAVCVTDAAEIAELASPSGEALTEPGAARQAEHDGLTLEDLILLDALPLRSTTSVEKLCAVAGLSVESVRAGLGRLGLLGLAVSERGGWKRAKDSG; from the coding sequence ATGGACAACGAACGGATTGCCCGGGCAGCGCTGTCGCGGCTGATGGAACCCCAGGATGCGGCGGCCCTCGCGCTCGTTCAGGCGGCTGGCGCCGAAGATGCGCTGCGGATTGCCACGGGCCAGGCTACGCCTGGGCCGGGGCTGGAGCAGGAAATCACGGGTCTGCTGGCTGACAACGGCGCCGGCTCCAGTTGGGGCGGCCTGTCTGCAGCGCGGAAGCGGTGGGCGCCGCGCATCCCGGATCTGGCCCCCGAACGCGATCTGGCAACGATGGCCCGCCTGGGCGGACGGGTGATCATCCCGTCAGATGAGCTCTGGCCCAAACAGCTCGGAGACCTGGGCATTCACGAGCCCATCTGCCTCTGGTGGCGGGGCGTGGAGCAGGAACTTCCTGGGGCGGCCCGCAGCGTGGCGCTGGTGGGCTCGCGCGACAGCACCAGCTACGGCGCCTCCGTGACGGGGGACCTGGCCTACTCTCTGGCGCAGCGGGGCTTCACCCTCGTTTCCGGGGGCGCGTACGGTATAGATGCTCATGCCCACAGGGCGGCGTTGGCCGGGGGATCCGGTCCCGTCCCGACCATTGCTGTCATGGCAGGTGGCGTGGACCGGTTCTACCCCTCCGGCAACGAAGACCTCCTCCGGGCCGTGTGCAACCAGGGAGCTGTGCTCGCCGAGGTCCCGCCGGGATCGGCACCTACCCGTTACCGCTTTCTTCAACGGAACAGACTCATCGCTGCCCTGGCCGCAGTGACCGTGGTGGTGGAAGCCCGGTGGCGGTCGGGAGCGCTGAATACGGCCCATCATGCGGAGAATCTTGGCCGGGCCGTCGGGGCGGTCCCTGGTTCCGTTCACAGTGCGAATTCGGCCGGCTGCCATCGCCTGCTCCGTGACGGGGGCGCCGTCTGCGTGACCGACGCCGCTGAGATCGCCGAACTGGCTTCACCCAGTGGCGAGGCACTCACTGAGCCGGGTGCGGCGCGGCAGGCCGAGCACGATGGCCTGACGTTGGAAGACCTGATCCTGCTCGATGCCCTGCCCCTTCGCTCAACCACCTCGGTGGAGAAGTTGTGTGCCGTCGCCGGCCTCAGCGTTGAATCGGTCCGTGCCGGGCTGGGCAGGCTCGGGTTGCTGGGGCTCGCTGTCTCCGAGCGCGGCGGCTGGAAGCGGGCCAAGGATTCCGGCTAA
- a CDS encoding YifB family Mg chelatase-like AAA ATPase has product MALGRTYSVALVGLNGYIVEVEADIGQTLPAFVILGLPDAALNEAKERIRSAAKNSGIPLSRRKITANLIPASLPKRGSGFDLAVTMAVLRAANDIRPTDRTVFIAELGLDGRLRPIRGILPAVMAAVQAGYQDVVVAQANLAEAALVPGASVRGYRTLARLAFDFGADPQELALDFEPDDEPGDGDAAQDAPAVPDMADVSGQGDARRALEVAAAGAHHLLLTGPPGAGKTMLAERLPGLLPDLADNEAMEVTAIHSLCGLPSSTAHLLRRPPFENPHHSATAAAIIGGGSGLPRPGAASRAHRGVLFLDEAPEYERRVLDALRQPLESGELVIHRSAGTAAYPARFQLVLAANPCPCGKASGKGLDCTCTPMMRRRYVARMSGPLLDRVDIQLQVERVSLADFGQAGAEEDTAAVAGRVRDARGRQAERLHPLGLETNAQVPGRILRGALRLPASATRILDHSLERGVLTARGYDRVLRLAWTLADLSHRDSPDTNDIGQALGLRQAASAAA; this is encoded by the coding sequence ATGGCACTCGGCCGGACCTACTCCGTGGCGCTGGTGGGTTTGAACGGATACATCGTCGAGGTCGAGGCCGACATCGGCCAGACGTTGCCCGCATTCGTGATTCTCGGCCTGCCGGACGCGGCCCTCAATGAGGCCAAAGAGCGGATCCGGTCCGCAGCGAAAAACTCAGGCATTCCCTTGAGCAGGCGGAAGATCACAGCCAACCTCATCCCGGCGTCGCTGCCCAAACGCGGTTCGGGCTTTGACCTTGCCGTCACCATGGCCGTCCTGCGGGCCGCGAATGACATCCGGCCCACCGACCGGACTGTCTTCATTGCCGAACTCGGCCTGGACGGACGCCTCCGGCCCATACGCGGGATCCTGCCCGCAGTGATGGCCGCTGTGCAGGCCGGCTATCAGGACGTGGTGGTAGCGCAGGCCAACCTCGCCGAGGCAGCGCTGGTCCCCGGGGCCAGTGTCAGGGGATACCGGACCCTCGCCCGGCTTGCCTTCGATTTCGGGGCGGATCCGCAGGAACTGGCACTGGACTTCGAACCCGACGACGAGCCCGGTGACGGGGATGCCGCACAGGATGCCCCTGCTGTCCCGGACATGGCCGATGTCTCCGGCCAGGGTGATGCCCGGCGCGCGCTGGAGGTGGCCGCCGCCGGGGCCCACCACCTGCTTCTGACAGGACCGCCCGGCGCGGGAAAAACCATGCTTGCGGAGCGGCTTCCCGGGCTCCTGCCGGACCTGGCCGATAACGAGGCCATGGAAGTTACAGCCATCCACTCACTGTGCGGGCTGCCTTCGTCCACCGCCCACCTTTTACGGCGTCCGCCGTTTGAGAACCCCCATCACTCAGCCACGGCGGCGGCGATCATCGGCGGCGGATCCGGATTGCCGCGCCCCGGTGCGGCATCGCGTGCACACCGCGGGGTGCTGTTCCTGGACGAGGCACCGGAGTACGAACGCAGGGTCCTGGACGCCCTGCGACAACCGTTGGAAAGCGGCGAGCTGGTCATTCACCGGTCGGCTGGAACAGCCGCCTACCCTGCCCGCTTCCAGCTGGTCCTGGCAGCGAATCCGTGTCCCTGCGGCAAAGCCTCGGGAAAGGGCCTGGACTGCACTTGCACGCCCATGATGAGGCGCCGCTACGTGGCAAGGATGTCGGGCCCGCTCCTGGACCGGGTGGATATCCAGCTCCAGGTGGAGCGCGTGTCACTGGCAGACTTTGGCCAGGCGGGGGCCGAGGAAGACACCGCCGCGGTGGCAGGCAGGGTGAGGGACGCCCGCGGACGGCAAGCGGAACGGCTGCACCCACTCGGGCTGGAAACGAACGCCCAAGTGCCCGGCCGGATCCTGCGCGGAGCGTTACGGCTGCCGGCATCGGCCACCCGGATTCTGGACCATTCCCTGGAGCGGGGCGTGCTGACGGCCAGGGGTTATGACAGGGTGCTGCGGCTGGCCTGGACGCTGGCGGACCTGTCGCACCGCGACTCGCCGGACACCAACGACATCGGCCAGGCCCTTGGCCTGCGGCAGGCTGCCTCGGCAGCTGCATGA
- a CDS encoding YraN family protein: MKPKDLLGRRGEELAAGYLESLGMLVVERNWRCTEGEIDIVALDGDALVIAEVKTRRSLDYGHPFEAVGAAKLARLHRLGAAWCRDRELRMPLRRVDVVAVVDDGGGDPLVEHLRGVG; this comes from the coding sequence ATGAAACCTAAAGACCTGTTGGGCCGGCGCGGCGAGGAGCTCGCCGCCGGGTATCTTGAATCGCTGGGCATGCTGGTGGTGGAGCGGAACTGGCGCTGCACCGAAGGCGAAATAGACATTGTGGCACTGGACGGGGACGCACTGGTGATCGCCGAGGTGAAAACCCGGCGGTCCTTGGACTACGGGCACCCCTTTGAAGCTGTGGGCGCGGCGAAGCTCGCCCGCCTCCATCGGCTCGGTGCCGCCTGGTGCCGGGACCGCGAGCTGAGAATGCCGTTGCGGCGCGTGGATGTGGTTGCCGTAGTGGACGACGGCGGCGGCGACCCTCTGGTGGAACACCTTCGGGGGGTGGGGTAG
- a CDS encoding DUF2469 domain-containing protein, translating to MSAEDLENFETDMELQLYREYRDVVGLFSYVVETERRFYLANHVDLQARSADGEVYFDLTLQDAWVWDVYRSARFVKTVRVLTFKDVNVEELPRNEELALPKDVDLGN from the coding sequence ATGAGCGCTGAGGATCTTGAAAACTTTGAAACCGACATGGAGCTGCAGCTCTACCGTGAATACCGGGACGTCGTCGGGCTCTTCAGCTATGTCGTCGAAACGGAGCGCCGGTTCTACCTCGCCAATCATGTTGACCTCCAGGCACGCAGCGCGGACGGTGAGGTGTACTTCGACCTGACCCTGCAGGACGCCTGGGTGTGGGACGTGTACCGCTCGGCCCGGTTTGTAAAGACGGTCCGGGTGCTGACCTTCAAGGATGTCAACGTCGAGGAACTGCCGCGCAACGAGGAACTGGCATTGCCCAAGGACGTTGACCTCGGCAACTGA
- a CDS encoding ribonuclease HII, with protein MSTASPAVPASAALPAALAPSPAPAPAAAPAGPRARPATGPRSKAPTLRHERTFKAQGARYLAGVDEVGRGALAGPVSVGIAVVDLLTQKPLAGVRDSKLLSPPERERLEPLVRSWSVASAVGHASAQEIDALGIIAALRLAGTRAWLEILAAGVSPDIVLLDGSHNWLSPAGQLSLFEEPVLEQGCEAPVHTKVKADMQCLSVAAASVIAKVERDQQMRGLHTEYPGYGWDINKGYATTIHRDALRAAGPTPYHRVSWNLLGGDL; from the coding sequence GTGTCCACAGCCTCACCAGCAGTCCCGGCTTCCGCTGCCCTTCCTGCCGCTCTTGCCCCTTCTCCGGCTCCTGCCCCTGCTGCGGCTCCTGCCGGGCCGCGGGCACGTCCTGCCACGGGGCCCCGTTCCAAAGCTCCCACGCTTCGGCATGAGCGGACGTTTAAGGCCCAGGGCGCCCGCTACCTGGCAGGCGTCGACGAAGTGGGGCGCGGAGCCCTGGCCGGGCCCGTGAGCGTAGGAATTGCCGTGGTGGACCTCCTCACCCAAAAACCGTTGGCAGGCGTGCGCGACAGCAAACTGCTCAGTCCCCCCGAAAGGGAGCGGCTGGAACCCCTGGTGCGGAGCTGGAGTGTGGCGTCGGCAGTGGGGCACGCCTCCGCGCAGGAGATCGACGCACTGGGAATCATCGCCGCACTGCGGCTGGCAGGGACCCGGGCCTGGTTGGAGATCCTCGCCGCTGGCGTGAGCCCGGACATTGTGCTGCTCGATGGCAGCCACAACTGGCTCTCGCCGGCAGGACAGTTGTCCCTGTTCGAGGAGCCGGTGCTGGAACAAGGCTGCGAGGCTCCGGTCCACACCAAGGTCAAAGCGGACATGCAATGCCTCAGCGTGGCGGCCGCCAGTGTGATCGCCAAAGTGGAGCGCGACCAGCAGATGCGCGGGCTGCACACCGAATATCCCGGTTATGGCTGGGACATCAACAAGGGTTACGCCACAACCATCCACCGCGACGCGCTCCGGGCGGCCGGCCCCACCCCCTACCACCGGGTGAGCTGGAACCTCCTGGGCGGGGACCTCTGA